The following proteins are co-located in the Tachysurus vachellii isolate PV-2020 chromosome 17, HZAU_Pvac_v1, whole genome shotgun sequence genome:
- the LOC132860393 gene encoding sodium- and chloride-dependent GABA transporter 3-like, whose product MILNSTQGNSSISSVIEFWEGRVLNISQGIDTLGTLNWEIILCLLASWVACYFCIWKGVKSTGKAVYFTATFPYVMMLLLMLRGLTLPGALTGIKYYLYPKPSYLADSQVWIDAGTQIFFSYSLATGSIAVFGSYNTYKTNSYRDCIWLCVLNSCTSFVAGFVVFSILGFMAEKLGVDMEDITESGPGLAFIAYPQAVALMPLPQLWSSCFFIMLLLLGLDTQFAELELIVSSTIDVFPNVLRRPYMRELFLLFFCTACFCFQILMTTQGGIYIFQLIDYHGSSGASILFMGLIESLIIGWIFGTDRMFDIIEDMCDIRPNAFFKYCWNYFTPLMCLGTLIFYIVKYKPLMYNNVYIYPNWAYGIGLFMVTISPVLVITWGLVKLYTSSGSLKERFKSVCTPDDKLPMTENQKVQLQINETIVAGI is encoded by the exons ATGATTCTCAACAGCACTCAAGGAAATTCAAGCATTTCTTCTGTCATTGAATTCTGGGa GGGACGAGTGCTGAACATATCCCAAGGTATTGATACACTGGGTACTTTAAACTGGGAGATTATTCTTTGTTTACTGGCTAGTTGGGTGGCCTGTTACTTCTGCATCTGGAAAGGGGTGAAATCAACTGGAAAG GCAGTGTATTTTACAGCTACCTTTCCATATGTGATGATGCTCTTGCTGATGTTAAGAGGTCTAACATTGCCTGGTGCGCTTACTGGTATAAAGTATTACCTGTACCCAAAACCATCTTACCTCGCAGACTCACAG GTTTGGATTGATGCAGGGACTCAGATTTTCTTCTCGTACAGTTTAGCAACTGGTAGCATAGCTGTTTTTGGAAGTTACAATACATACAAAACCAACAGCTATAG AGATTGCATTTGGTTGTGTGTGCTAAATAGCTGCACTAGTTTTGTAGCTGGATTTGTAGTCTTTTCTATTCTTGGATTCATGGCAGAGAAGTTGGGAGTTGACATGGAAGACATAACAGAGTCAG gTCCAGGTCTGGCATTTATAGCCTACCCTCAGGCAGTAGCCTTGATGCCACTGCCACAACTGTGGTCAAGCTGTTTCTTTATTATGTTGCTTTTACTGGGCTTGGATACACAG TTTGCTGAACTTGAGCTGATAGTCTCCTCTACAATTGATGTATTCCCAAATGTGCTGAGGAGGCCCTACATGAGGGAGCTCTTCCTCTTATTTTTCTGCACTGCCTGTTTCTGCTTTCAGATTCTAATGACAACTCAG GGAGGAATCTACATCTTCCAACTTATTGATTATCATGGAAGTAGTGGGGCTTCCATACTTTTTATGGGTCTGATTGAAAGTCTAATAATTGGCTGGATTTTTG GGACTGATCGCATGTTTGATATCATTGAGGACATGTGTGATATAAGGCCAAATGCATTCTTCAAATATTGCTGGAATTATTTCACACCACTGATGTGCCTT gGAACATTAATTTTTTACATTGTAAAATATAAGCCCCTCATGTATaacaatgtttatatatatcCAAACTGGGCTTATGGTATTGGATTGTTCATGGTCACAATTTCCCCTGTTCTGGTCATTACATGGGGTTTGGTGAAGCTATACACCAGCTCAGGATCACTAAAGGAG CGTTTTAAAAGCGTGTGTACACCAGATGACAAACTCCCGATGACCGAAAATCAAAAAGTACAGTTGCAGATCAATGAGACTATAGTGGCAGGAATTTGA
- the LOC132860453 gene encoding sodium- and chloride-dependent GABA transporter 3-like, producing MGESEKRTARNKELTERGQWRNKMEFLLAMAGNIVGLGNVWRFPYLCFKNGGGAFLIPYILFAVTCGVPLFVLDICIGQYTKQSPAKFWGRLCPLAEGFGYGSYVISMYSTSAYNMLLAWALFYLISSMSFTLPWTTCGNHWNTVHCVELTSNQSNMILNSTQGNSSISSVIEFWNGRVLNISQGIDTLGTLNWEILLCLLASWVACYFCIWKGVKSTGKAVYFTATFPYVMMLLLMLRGLTLPGALTGIKYYLYPKPSYLADSQVWIDAGTQIFFSYSLATGSIAVFGSYNTYKNNSYRDCIWLCVLNSCTSFVAGFVVFSILGFMAEKLGVDMEDITESGPGLAFIAYPQAVALMPLPQLWSSCFFIMLLLLGLDTQFAGLELTVSTAIDVFPNVLRRPYMRELFLLFFCTACFCFQILMTTQGGIYIFQLIDYYGSSGASLLFMGLIESLIIGWIFGTDRMFDIIEDMCDIRPNAFFKYCWNYFTPLMCLGTLFFCIVKYKPLMYNNVYIYPNWAYGIGLFMVTISPVLVITWGLVKLYTSSGSLKERFKSVCTPDDKLPMTENQKVQLQISETIVAGI from the exons ATGGGAGAATCAGAGAAAAGGACTGCTAGAAATAAAGAGCTGACTGAAAGAGGTCAATGGCGCAATAAAATGGAGTTTCTATTGGCCATGGCAGGAAATATTGTAGGTCTGGGCAACGTCTGGAGATTTCCATATCTGTGCTTCAAGAATGGAGGAG GTGCATTCTTAATACCTTATATTCTGTTTGCTGTGACTTGCGGAGTGCCGCTCTTTGTGCTGGACATTTGTATCGGCCAGTACACAAAACAGAGTCCAGCAAAATTCTGGGGAAGACTCTGTCCACTAGCAGAAG GTTTTGGTTATGGAAGCTATGTCATTTCTATGTACAGCACCAGTGCCTACAATATGCTCCTGGCCTGGGCTCTTTTCTACTTAATTTCATCTATGAGCTTCACATTACCATGGACTACTTGTGGTAATCATTGGAACACAG TGCACTGTGTAGAACTTACATCAAACCAGAGCAATATGATTCTCAACAGCACTCAAGGAAATTCAAGCATTTCTTCTGTCATTGAATTCTGGAa TGGACGAGTGCTGAACATATCCCAAGGTATTGATACACTGGGTACTTTAAACTGGGAGATTCTTCTTTGTTTACTGGCTAGTTGGGTGGCCTGTTACTTCTGCATCTGGAAAGGGGTGAAGTCAACTGGAAAG GCAGTGTATTTTACAGCTACCTTTCCATATGTGATGATGCTCTTGCTGATGTTAAGAGGTCTAACATTGCCTGGTGCGCTTACTGGTATAAAGTATTACCTGTACCCAAAACCATCTTACCTCGCAGACTCACAG GTTTGGATTGATGCAGGGACTCAGATTTTCTTCTCGTACAGTTTAGCAACTGGTAGCATAGCTGTTTTTGGAAGTTACAAtacatacaaaaacaacagctaTAG AGATTGCATTTGGTTGTGTGTGCTAAATAGCTGCACTAGTTTTGTAGCTGGATTTGTAGTCTTTTCTATTCTTGGATTCATGGCAGAGAAGTTGGGAGTTGACATGGAAGACATAACAGAGTCAG gTCCAGGTCTGGCATTTATAGCCTACCCTCAGGCAGTAGCCTTGATGCCACTGCCACAACTGTGGTCAAGCTGTTTCTTTATTATGTTGCTTTTACTCGGCTTGGATACACAG TTTGCTGGACTTGAGCTGACAGTCTCCACTGCAATTGATGTATTCCCAAATGTGCTGAGGAGGCCCTACATGAGGGAGCTCTTCCTCTTATTTTTCTGCACTGCCTGTTTCTGCTTTCAGATTCTAATGACAACTCAG GGAGGAATCTACATCTTCCAACTTATTGATTATTATGGAAGTAGTGGGGCTTCCTTACTTTTTATGGGTCTGATTGAAAGTCTAATAATTGGCTGGATTTTTG GGACTGATCGCATGTTTGATATCATTGAGGACATGTGTGATATAAGGCCAAATGCATTCTTCAAATATTGCTGGAATTATTTCACACCACTGATGTGCCTT GgaacattatttttttgcattgtaaAATATAAGCCCCTCATGTATaacaatgtttatatatatcCAAACTGGGCTTATGGTATTGGATTGTTCATGGTCACAATTTCCCCTGTTCTGGTCATTACATGGGGTTTGGTGAAGCTATACACCAGCTCAGGATCACTAAAGGAG CGTTTTAAAAGCGTGTGTACACCAGATGACAAACTCCCGATGACCGAAAATCAAAAAGTACAGTTGCAGATCAGTGAGACTATAGTGGCAGGAATTTGA